In Lysinibacillus sp. 2017, the DNA window TCAGATGTATTGAAGCTATATGCGGTTCAAATTGTACCATTGTCGATTATTTTAACATTTACAGCCGTTTTACAAGGCTACAGTAGATTAAAGGTTCCGGCACTATTTTTAGCGCTTAGTATTGCAATAAAATATATCGGAAATACGCTTTTAATTGCGGAGTGGGGCGTTATCGGCGCGGCGATTGCGAGTAATATTGCACTTATTTTTACCGCAACAGCCCTCATCTTATATTTGAAAAAAGTAGCACCGATAAAATTAGCAAGTCGAAAATTTTATAGGAAGTTAGCAATCGCTTGTATTGCGATGCTTGTCACGGTTGAAGCAACAATTATTTTACTAAATCAGTTTATCGACGTGACGTCGTTTAGACGACTTTACGCGATATTTTATACAACGTTATTAGTATCGCTTGGAGCAATTATTTTTATTACAGTTGTCGCGAAACTGCGCGTTTTGGCGGAAAAAGATTGGTTTTTAATTCCGCTGGGGCGACGTATGGCTTCGTATCAACTTTGGTTAAATCGAAAGAAGTAGGTGTGGAATTTGAATCAGTTAACAGTCATTGGCCTAGGTGCAGCAGATTTTGAACAAATGCAAATGGGCGTTTATAAAAAAATAAAAGCAGCAAAAAACTTATTTGTTCGTACAGAAGATCATCCCGTATTAAACGATTTACGTGAAGAAGGCGTTGCGTTTACAAGCTTTGATGAAATTTATATTAAGCACGGGTCATTTGGTCCTGTATATGAAGAAATTGCAGAGCGTTTAATTGCACTTGTGGAAAAAGACGATATTATGTATGCCGTTCCAGGTCATCCTTTAGTCGCCGAGCAAACGGTCCAACATTTAATTGAAGCAGACAAAAAAGGACGTATCAACCTTGTGATTGAAGGGGGACAAAGCTTTTTAGACCCGATTTTTGGCGCATTAAAAATCGACCCAATTGAAGGATTTCAGTTGCTAGACGGTACGAGCATGGCAATGCATGATATTAATATGCGTCAGCACATTTTAATTGCACAAGTATATGATTCATTTAGTGCATCTGAAGTGAAACTCACATTGATGGAAAAATACCGTGATGACTACCCAGTAACGATTGTGACAGCAGCAGGTTCATCACAAGAGCAATTACGGACCGTGCCATTATATGAACTAGATCAAGCAGCAGAAATCAATAATTTAACGACCGTGTATGTACCACCTGTTCAAACAGATGAGGATGCATTACGTGATTGGACAACATTCCGCGGAATTATTGCGACGCTGCGTGGTCCAAATGGTTGCCCATGGGATCAAAAGCAAACCCATGAATCGTTAAAAAAATATTTATTAGAAGAAGCCCATGAATTTTTAGCCGCAGTGGATGCTGAGGATGATTTTGCGATGGTAGAAGAGCTAGGGGATGTATTGTTGCAAGTATTCCTTCACGCTCAAATTGGTGAGGATAACGGCTACTTTACATTAGAAGAAGTTCTAGCATCCATTAGTGAAAAAATGATTCGCCGTCACCCACATGTATTTGGCGATGTGTCCGTTAAAGATGCGGATGCAGTCGTTGCAAATTGGGAAGCGATTAAAAAACAAGAAAAAGGTACTTCACAACATACGCCACTATTAGAAACGGAATATCGTCCAGATTCGGCACTGCAAACATCGTATAACTATCAGAAAAAAGCAGCGACAGTTGGTTTTGATTGGCCAAATGTTGAAGATGCATGGGATAAGTTCGCAGAAGAATGGCAGGAATTCCGTGAAGAAATTACGAATGGTTCAGAAACAGCACGTTTAGATGAATTTGGTGATGTCTTATTTACGCTTGTTAACTTAGCGCGCTTTTATAAAATTTCACCAGAAGAAGCCATGCTGCATGCGAATGAAAAATTTGCACGTCGTTTTCATTATGTTGAAGAAAGTGTAAAAAATAGTGGCAAGGCTTTTAATGAATTTACATTAGATGAATTAGATG includes these proteins:
- the mazG gene encoding nucleoside triphosphate pyrophosphohydrolase; the encoded protein is MNQLTVIGLGAADFEQMQMGVYKKIKAAKNLFVRTEDHPVLNDLREEGVAFTSFDEIYIKHGSFGPVYEEIAERLIALVEKDDIMYAVPGHPLVAEQTVQHLIEADKKGRINLVIEGGQSFLDPIFGALKIDPIEGFQLLDGTSMAMHDINMRQHILIAQVYDSFSASEVKLTLMEKYRDDYPVTIVTAAGSSQEQLRTVPLYELDQAAEINNLTTVYVPPVQTDEDALRDWTTFRGIIATLRGPNGCPWDQKQTHESLKKYLLEEAHEFLAAVDAEDDFAMVEELGDVLLQVFLHAQIGEDNGYFTLEEVLASISEKMIRRHPHVFGDVSVKDADAVVANWEAIKKQEKGTSQHTPLLETEYRPDSALQTSYNYQKKAATVGFDWPNVEDAWDKFAEEWQEFREEITNGSETARLDEFGDVLFTLVNLARFYKISPEEAMLHANEKFARRFHYVEESVKNSGKAFNEFTLDELDVFWNEAKRLEKGE